From a single Cotesia glomerata isolate CgM1 linkage group LG6, MPM_Cglom_v2.3, whole genome shotgun sequence genomic region:
- the LOC123268040 gene encoding uncharacterized protein LOC123268040 codes for MSALIQLRDSTGGFIQARALLDTCATANFITENLSSKLKLPMQNCSIPIGAVNGMQTFSKHVVQISCKSLNNKFQRSLSFLTVNEIAELSPNEIFPRNKIDIPKKIILADPEFHIPRPVDVLIGSGTTLSLLSVGQINCSQNDCDLILQKTQLGWVVAGGVIDDKNILSVTCQLTDLSSQLTKFWTIEDVSSSDSRSIEDSTCETYYQNTTIRDTDGRYIVKLPFRADDVEFGNSKQKALNRFLSLQKRLNSDSSLKSEYNKVMNEYINLGHMVDVPDDSGPGYYMPHHPIIKTSSTTTKVRVVFDASAKTDKGISLNEVLLTGPTIQDNLFTILLRFRTFVYAMTSDIAQMYRQICIHPDHHKFQRILYYHNDKISTFELKRVTFGVSAAPFLAIRTVNQLADDESHNFPVASKILKRDLYVDNLLTGSNSLTEILNLRDEIIQLVRKGGFELRQWASNHRHALDNFDQRTLDLDCAINDDPISKTLGIAWNSLTDEFIYTVKSNDSSRKITKRTILSDIAKIFDPIGILGPIVLAAKTIIQECWKLKVHWDETVPQELHLRWCKFAEQLPLIKDFSVERNILIPDPSDIQLHGFCDASRVGYGACIYIRSVNKHGDVIVKLVCSKSRVAPIKDVTIPKLELCGALLLAKLYKDTIPSFNVDISKVTFWSDSTIVLQWLKRSPSTLKVFEANRVTQIQTLCSKIEWRHVRTKDNPADCLSRGQLPSKFLNNKMWLIGPTWLSQDPLNWPNLKPAVLSELPSV; via the coding sequence ATGAGCGCACTCATCCAGTTGCGTGATTCAACAGGTGGATTCATACAAGCTCGCGCTTTACTTGACACCTGTGCAACAGCTAATTTCATTACTGAAAATTTGTCTAGCAAATTAAAATTGCCAATGCAAAACTGTTCTATTCCGATCGGGGCTGTTAATGGAATGCAAACCTTTTCAAAACATGTCGTTCAAATAAGTTgtaaatctttaaataataaatttcaaagatcattatcatttttaactgTTAACGAAATTGCAGAGCTGAGTCCAAATGAAATCTTTCCACGTAATAAAATAGACATACCTAAAAAGATAATACTTGCTGATCCGGAATTTCATATACCAAGACCCGTAGATGTCCTTATCGGTTCAGGTACCACACTTTCTCTTCTATCTGTCGGACAGATTAACTGCTCACAAAATGATTGTgatttaatattacaaaaaacgCAACTAGGATGGGTTGTAGCGGGAGGAGTCATTGACGACAAAAATATACTTTCTGTAACTTGTCAACTAACTGATCTGTCGAGTCAATTAACAAAATTCTGGACTATTGAAGACGTAAGTTCTAGTGATTCCCGATCTATTGAGGATTCTACATGTGAGACTTATTATCAAAACACTACTATTCGCGATACAGACGGTCGATATATAGTAAAACTACCCTTTCGCGCAGACGATGTCGAGTTCGGGAATTCCAAACAAAAGGCTCTAAATAGATTTCTGTCTTTACAGAAGAGATTAAATTCAGACTCATCATTAAAATCCGAATACAATAAAGTCATGAATGAATACATCAATCTTGGCCACATGGTAGACGTACCGGATGATAGTGGACCAGGGTATTACATGCCCCATCATCCGATAATAAAAACATCCAGCACTACCACTAAGGTACGCGTTGTATTTGATGCTTCAGCTAAAACCGATAAAGGTATCTCCTTGAATGAAGTCTTACTAACAGGGCCTACTATACAAGATAATCTTTTCACCATTCTCTTACGTTTTCGCACTTTTGTCTATGCTATGACTTCTGATATCGCTCAAATGTATCGACAAATTTGCATACATCCGGATCATCATAAATTTCAACGAATCCTTTATTATCATAATGACAAAATTAGTACCTTTGAACTTAAACGAGTTACATTTGGGGTTTCTGCAGCTCCATTTCTAGCTATACGCACTGTAAATCAACTTGCTGATGACGAATCTCATAATTTTCCTGtagcttcaaaaatattaaaacgagATCTTTATGTCGACAACTTATTAACCGGATCCAATTCTTTGaccgaaattttaaatttgcgTGACGAAATCATTCAACTAGTGCGAAAGGGTGGATTTGAACTCAGACAATGGGCTTCGAATCACCGACACGCACTGGATAATTTCGATCAAAGAACCTTAGATTTAGATTGTGCTATTAATGATGATCCTATCTCTAAAACTTTGGGCATAGCATGGAATTCTCTAACTGACGAATTTATCTATACAGTCAAATCAAACGATTCATCACGAAAAATAACTAAACGAACCATTTTATCTGACattgcaaaaattttcgatccTATCGGAATTCTAGGTCCTATTGTATTAGCTGCAAAAACCATCATTCAAGAATGTTGGAAATTAAAGGTCCATTGGGATGAAACGGTCCCACAAGAATTGCATTTGCGCTGGTGTAAATTTGCTGAACAATTACCCCTAATCAAAGACTTTTCTGTTGaacgaaatattttaattcctGATCCGTCTGACATACAATTGCATGGATTTTGTGATGCTAGTAGAGTAGGCTATGGTGCTTGCATTTATATAAGATCAGTGAATAAACATGGAGACGTAATCGTGAAATTAGTTTGTTCCAAATCTCGAGTTGCTCCCATTAAAGATGTTACAATTCCAAAATTAGAGTTATGTGGAGCATTATTACTTGCTAAATTATATAAAGACACAATTCCTTCATTTAACGTTGACATATCTAAAGTCACATTTTGGTCTGATTCAACTATTGTACTTCAATGGCTCAAACGATCTCCCAGCACTCTCAAGGTCTTTGAAGCGAATCGCGTTACACAAATTCAAACCCTTTGCAGTAAAATCGAATGGCGACATGTCAGA
- the LOC123268041 gene encoding uncharacterized protein LOC123268041 gives MTKTKMTLEQTRVLLTAKITALNDELTAKTTDIQTASLRFPKIEKMFDQYDASIDELEVNKPEDPEIELADGIRKIYYNLATKIKIPNQDILNATIQTAINASTLNRTLETQRLTKLPTTDLPKFDGNFENWLSFKNTFKTLIDERKDLDDLNKFLYLRGCLTGSAANKLALLNASAENYTQAWDLLTETYQKERALVFKHYDAFLNLNSISTPTNENLTKFIDDARQHLNDLKSLKANPTDAFIVRLLELKLPTEIRDKWDETYEDDNTLPTFDAFSKFIIKTAFRLSTRKPNKQRDSDGSFKRRRNEHSSNNFKKQKTDSPVRALVTTTSTACPCCKLSHPLYKCYKFDALTIGERIKFVKSAKLCNNCLREHKGTCPSSSRCQTCKKFHHTKLHIQQKTTQQPSNPNTSKNNAVKFESSITVTTDKGSTS, from the coding sequence ATGACTAAAACAAAAATGACTTTAGAACAAACACGTGTTCTATTAACTGCTAAAATTACCGCATTGAACGATGAATTAACAGCAAAGACCACAGACATTCAGACTGCTTCTTTACGTTTTcctaaaatcgaaaaaatgttCGATCAGTACGATGCCAGTATCGACGAATTAGAAGTGAACAAACCTGAGGACCCAGAAATAGAACTCGCGGACGGaattcgcaaaatttattacaatcttgcaactaaaataaaaattcctaatcAAGATATTCTCAATGCCACTATTCAAACTGCAATTAACGCTTCGACTCTTAATCGAACACTCGAGACTCAACGACTTACTAAGCTCCCTACCACGGATTTACCAAAATTCGATGGCAACTTTGAAAATTGgctttcttttaaaaatacatttaagaCACTGATCGACGAACGTAAAGATTTAGATGATCTTAATAAGTTTTTATACCTTCGCGGATGTTTAACTGGTTCTGCTGCAAACAAGCTCGCGCTTTTGAATGCAAGTGCAGAAAACTATACACAGGCCTGGGACCTTTTAACAGAAACTTATCAGAAAGAGCGCgctttagtttttaaacattatgacgcttttttaaatcttaattcAATATCAACCCCGACTAATGAAAATCTCACTAAATTCATAGATGATGCTCGACAACACttgaatgatttaaaatcattaaaagcAAACCCAACTGACGCATTTATAGTAAGATTATTAGAACTTAAATTACCAACAGAAATTAGAGACAAATGGGACGAAACGTATGAAGACGATAACACTCTCCCAACGTTTGACGCATTTagcaaatttataataaaaactgCTTTCCGACTCAGTACACGTAAACCTAATAAACAGCGCGACTCCGATGGCTCTTTTAAAAGACGACGTAATGAACATTCGAGTAATAATTTCAAGAAACAAAAAACAGACTCACCAGTCCGAGCTTTAGTAACAACCACTTCTACTGCCTGTCCATGTTGCAAACTATCTCATCCGCTCTATAAATGTTATAAGTTTGATGCATTAACTATAGGAGAACgcataaaatttgtaaaatctgCTAAACTTTGCAATAATTGTCTTCGCGAACACAAAGGAACTTGCCCTTCCAGCAGTAGATGTCAAACCTGTAAGAAATTCCATCATACCAAATTGCACATTCAACAAAAGACAACTCAACAACCCTCTAATCCGAATACTTCAAAGAACAATGCTGTAAAATTCGAGTCATCTATTACTGTTACAACTGATAAGGGATCTACATCTTGA